One Solanum pennellii chromosome 9, SPENNV200 DNA segment encodes these proteins:
- the LOC107031220 gene encoding actin-related protein 2/3 complex subunit 2B isoform X1 has product MARFERASPALKEILLRLYRDERAIDADHHLHEFGSVEYYIQSLVSDPDHTYLSIATPILSQAFLVSTRLSRYTIQKVKAISAEVVEIVEPPKEGYQLTIRLNFGRMPHGKEAIKMITDIAAVQGVILSSQLEEMLMNVNSQDVAQGMYKPIKLVYHPREPFYVIKQPQKITAVFPMRFKEKTDVIIATAFFQELMDVANTKSCAKAPHCIWSPIPPPELRGEAIEDLSTNGGFVSFDITSRHIEGKRLDKTVWNLLNFYAFVKNHVKTTRGFIQRRMRTCLQSLVEVLQKTEPQDEQQIKEVKGYKHMKKLVKFTKFKIIRYRSDFTSKLKRIRSRLKIHGFNRFRRKWLTFPIFSSKTKYRKLEKDISLQHN; this is encoded by the exons AGATGAAAGGGCTATTGATGCCGACCATCACCTTCATGAGTTTGGGTCCGTTGAATATTACATTCAG TCATTGGTGTCAGATCCCGATCATACCTACTTATCAATAGCAACCCCAATTCTGTCTCAAGCATTCCTGGTCTCAACTCGTCTTTCACGTTACACTATACAGAAGGTAAAGGCTATCAGTGCTGAAGTTGTGGAGATTGTTGAGCCTCCAAAAGAAGGATATCAGCTGACTATACGACTCAATTTTGGTAGAATGCCGCATGGTAAAG AGGCTATAAAAATGATAACAGACATTGCTGCTGTGCAAGGTGTAATTCTGAGTTCTCAGCTGGAAGAAATGCTGATGAATGTGAATTCACAAGATGTGGCTCAAGGGATGTACAAACCAATCAAACTTGTTTATCACCCAAGAGAGCCGTTTTATGTCATAAAACAG CCCCAGAAAATCACCGCAGTATTCCCAATGCGTTTCAAGGAGAAAACAGATGTGATTATAGCAACAGCTTTCTTCCAG GAACTCATGGATGTTGCAAATACAAAATCATGTGCCAAGGCACCCCATTGCATCTGGTCCCCTATTCCACCTCCTGAGCTAAGAGGAGAAGCAATTGAAGACTTGAGCACAAATGGAGGATTTGTCTCTTTTG ATATCACTTCACGCCATATTGAAGGCAAAAGGCTAGACAAGACGGTGTGGAACCTTCTGAACTTTTATGCATTTGTGAAAAATCATGTAAAG ACCACTCGAGGATTCATACAAAGAAGGATGAGAACATGTCTGCAAAGCCTGGTTGAG GTCTTACAGAAAACAGAACCTCAAGATGAGCAACAGATTAAAGAGGTGAAAG GATACAAGCACATGAAAAAGTTGGTAAAgttcacaaaattcaaaataatcagATATAGAAGTGATTTCACCAGTAAACTTAAAAGGATTCGTTCGAGATTAAAAATCCATGGGTTCAACCGTTTTCGTCGAAAATGGTTGACATTCCCCATCTTCTCCTCCAAGACAAAATACAGAAAGCTGGAAAAAGATATTTCTCTTCAACACAATTAA
- the LOC107031220 gene encoding actin-related protein 2/3 complex subunit 2B isoform X2, protein MARFERASPALKEILLRLYRDERAIDADHHLHEFGSVEYYIQSLVSDPDHTYLSIATPILSQAFLVSTRLSRYTIQKVKAISAEVVEIVEPPKEGYQLTIRLNFGRMPHEAIKMITDIAAVQGVILSSQLEEMLMNVNSQDVAQGMYKPIKLVYHPREPFYVIKQPQKITAVFPMRFKEKTDVIIATAFFQELMDVANTKSCAKAPHCIWSPIPPPELRGEAIEDLSTNGGFVSFDITSRHIEGKRLDKTVWNLLNFYAFVKNHVKTTRGFIQRRMRTCLQSLVEVLQKTEPQDEQQIKEVKGYKHMKKLVKFTKFKIIRYRSDFTSKLKRIRSRLKIHGFNRFRRKWLTFPIFSSKTKYRKLEKDISLQHN, encoded by the exons AGATGAAAGGGCTATTGATGCCGACCATCACCTTCATGAGTTTGGGTCCGTTGAATATTACATTCAG TCATTGGTGTCAGATCCCGATCATACCTACTTATCAATAGCAACCCCAATTCTGTCTCAAGCATTCCTGGTCTCAACTCGTCTTTCACGTTACACTATACAGAAGGTAAAGGCTATCAGTGCTGAAGTTGTGGAGATTGTTGAGCCTCCAAAAGAAGGATATCAGCTGACTATACGACTCAATTTTGGTAGAATGCCGCATG AGGCTATAAAAATGATAACAGACATTGCTGCTGTGCAAGGTGTAATTCTGAGTTCTCAGCTGGAAGAAATGCTGATGAATGTGAATTCACAAGATGTGGCTCAAGGGATGTACAAACCAATCAAACTTGTTTATCACCCAAGAGAGCCGTTTTATGTCATAAAACAG CCCCAGAAAATCACCGCAGTATTCCCAATGCGTTTCAAGGAGAAAACAGATGTGATTATAGCAACAGCTTTCTTCCAG GAACTCATGGATGTTGCAAATACAAAATCATGTGCCAAGGCACCCCATTGCATCTGGTCCCCTATTCCACCTCCTGAGCTAAGAGGAGAAGCAATTGAAGACTTGAGCACAAATGGAGGATTTGTCTCTTTTG ATATCACTTCACGCCATATTGAAGGCAAAAGGCTAGACAAGACGGTGTGGAACCTTCTGAACTTTTATGCATTTGTGAAAAATCATGTAAAG ACCACTCGAGGATTCATACAAAGAAGGATGAGAACATGTCTGCAAAGCCTGGTTGAG GTCTTACAGAAAACAGAACCTCAAGATGAGCAACAGATTAAAGAGGTGAAAG GATACAAGCACATGAAAAAGTTGGTAAAgttcacaaaattcaaaataatcagATATAGAAGTGATTTCACCAGTAAACTTAAAAGGATTCGTTCGAGATTAAAAATCCATGGGTTCAACCGTTTTCGTCGAAAATGGTTGACATTCCCCATCTTCTCCTCCAAGACAAAATACAGAAAGCTGGAAAAAGATATTTCTCTTCAACACAATTAA